The following proteins come from a genomic window of Polyangiaceae bacterium:
- a CDS encoding DEAD/DEAH box helicase family protein yields the protein MTKWLSTDEAATYLGIGKTKLYTLTRAGRIPATRLGKKWTYEQEVLAEWLRRGHTIDDFFLDTPAEIEGNASLRDPQRDAHRRALEFFDNGGQKAIIQMPVGCGKSGLVAILPFGMAKGRVLVIAPNLTIKDELYKSLDITNKQKCFWRRMQVLADRDMVNGPYVATLDTGNLSVCEKSHIILTNIQQLGVNADKWLNRFPDDFFDLIVVDEAHHGAAASWKRVFQKFPAAKVVNLTATPFRSDRQELEGDLIFRYPFKSASIKGYIKRLKASYVAPSELTFTVEGNERTYTLEQVLAMKEEEWFSRGVALSDPCNVSIVDNSLEKLEHLRQSGTKHQLIGVACSINHAQRIRSLYKERGYDAAIIHSKQKPEEQETVLRELRSGVLDCIIQVQMLGEGFDHPKLSVAAIFRPFRSLAPYIQFVGRILRVVVQNDPNHPDNYGQIVTHVGMNLDELLKKFKQFENDDQKFWEEVTGGQEPEPPHAVTDGDARMKLHEDMVVNHEIVDSLFEEDFTTAEDTDIVEDLEKKLESLGLDPALARQVLERSRRGTGPSVSAAASPFPIIPAKQWQEARKRLDEEAKRTAKLVLNRTGLTPHGVELPYKLKPGLGARNNFVGAFQMVNEAITKRMGKKKRREWTTEEFAAAINSLQDILNGLVREVKKLQNVKG from the coding sequence ATGACGAAGTGGTTGAGCACTGATGAAGCGGCTACCTACCTAGGGATCGGCAAGACCAAGCTGTACACGCTGACCCGGGCGGGGCGTATTCCGGCTACCCGTCTCGGCAAGAAGTGGACGTACGAGCAGGAAGTGCTCGCCGAGTGGCTGCGCCGCGGCCACACCATCGACGACTTCTTCCTCGATACGCCAGCCGAGATCGAGGGCAACGCCAGCCTGCGGGACCCGCAGCGCGACGCGCACAGGCGCGCGCTGGAGTTCTTCGACAACGGCGGTCAGAAGGCGATCATTCAAATGCCCGTGGGCTGCGGCAAGTCGGGCCTCGTCGCGATCCTCCCGTTCGGGATGGCGAAGGGGCGCGTTCTGGTCATCGCTCCCAACCTCACGATCAAGGACGAGCTATACAAGTCGCTCGACATCACCAACAAGCAGAAGTGCTTCTGGCGGCGCATGCAAGTACTTGCTGACAGGGACATGGTGAACGGACCGTACGTTGCGACGCTCGACACTGGCAACCTGTCGGTCTGCGAGAAGTCGCACATCATTCTGACGAACATCCAGCAGCTCGGAGTGAATGCCGACAAATGGCTCAATCGCTTTCCTGACGACTTCTTTGACCTCATCGTCGTCGATGAGGCCCATCACGGCGCGGCCGCAAGTTGGAAGCGTGTGTTCCAAAAGTTTCCAGCAGCGAAGGTCGTCAACCTGACTGCCACTCCCTTCCGGAGCGATCGACAGGAACTCGAAGGGGACCTCATCTTCCGGTACCCGTTCAAGAGCGCAAGTATCAAGGGATACATCAAGCGGCTCAAGGCGAGCTACGTCGCGCCGAGTGAGCTGACCTTCACAGTCGAGGGCAACGAGCGCACGTACACGCTCGAGCAGGTCCTCGCGATGAAAGAGGAGGAGTGGTTCAGTCGTGGCGTTGCCCTCTCCGATCCGTGCAACGTCAGCATCGTCGACAACAGCTTGGAGAAGCTCGAGCATCTTCGACAGTCCGGCACCAAACATCAACTAATCGGCGTTGCTTGCTCGATCAATCACGCCCAGCGTATCCGCTCGCTCTACAAAGAGCGCGGGTACGACGCCGCCATCATCCACAGCAAGCAGAAGCCGGAAGAGCAGGAGACGGTTCTCCGAGAACTACGCAGCGGCGTTCTCGACTGCATCATTCAGGTGCAGATGCTCGGCGAGGGGTTCGATCATCCGAAGCTGAGTGTTGCGGCAATCTTCCGACCGTTTCGCAGCCTCGCCCCGTACATCCAGTTCGTCGGCCGGATTTTGCGCGTAGTCGTGCAGAACGACCCGAACCATCCCGACAACTATGGGCAGATCGTCACGCACGTTGGTATGAACCTCGACGAGCTGTTGAAGAAGTTCAAGCAGTTCGAGAACGACGACCAGAAGTTCTGGGAAGAGGTTACTGGGGGACAGGAACCGGAGCCGCCGCACGCGGTGACGGACGGCGACGCTCGGATGAAGCTCCATGAGGATATGGTAGTGAACCACGAGATCGTGGACTCGCTGTTCGAAGAGGATTTCACTACCGCGGAAGACACCGACATCGTCGAGGACCTTGAGAAGAAGCTCGAGAGTCTTGGGCTCGATCCCGCTCTCGCGCGCCAGGTGCTTGAGCGGAGTAGACGCGGCACGGGTCCTTCGGTGAGCGCGGCCGCCTCGCCCTTCCCGATCATACCCGCGAAGCAGTGGCAAGAAGCTCGGAAGCGCCTCGATGAGGAGGCGAAGCGGACCGCGAAACTGGTGCTCAACCGCACCGGTCTCACGCCGCATGGGGTTGAGCTTCCCTACAAGCTGAA